In the Quercus lobata isolate SW786 chromosome 5, ValleyOak3.0 Primary Assembly, whole genome shotgun sequence genome, one interval contains:
- the LOC115992589 gene encoding cytochrome b561 and DOMON domain-containing protein At5g47530-like: MLRFVLVFSLLFTLCLSSSAQTCSKFTSFSNNLAYSSCKDLPYLNSFIYWNYKSSSGSLQIAYRHARITASNWLAWAINPVGLQSAMIGAQSLVAFQLSNGSMRVYTSQITSYTTTMPEDKLKYDVSELKATYANAEIIIYATLTLPSNTTTINQVWQDGPVSNDNPEAHSLATANTNSKGTLDLTSSPDPSRQPGTNSVTPNVSASRSSGRMLTWVLLRFWLTMLCGWKLIHVMLF, from the coding sequence ATGTTGAGGTTTGTGCtagttttctctcttcttttcacTCTCTGCCTTTCATCCTCTGCTCAAACATGTTCCAAATTCACATCTTTTTCTAATAACTTAGCCTACAGCTCCTGCAAGGACCTTCCTTATTTGAACTCTTTCATATATTGGAACTACAAATCATCGTCTGGAAGCCTCCAAATCGCCTATAGACACGCCAGGATCACGGCCTCTAATTGGCTTGCATGGGCCATTAACCCCGTTGGTCTACAATCAGCCATGATTGGAGCACAATCACTTGTAGCTTTTCAACTATCTAATGGTTCCATGAGAGTGTACACGTCCCAGATCACCAGCTACACTACCACCATGCCGGAGGACAAGCTAAAATATGATGTCTCGGAATTGAAAGCAACTTATGCAAATGCTGAGATTATAATCTATGCTACTTTGACACTTCCAAGCAATACAACCACTATCAACCAAGTTTGGCAAGATGGTCCGGTTTCAAATGACAATCCAGAAGCACATTCTTTGGCTACTGCTAATACTAATTCCAAGGGTACCCTGGATCTTACTTCGAGTCCGGACCCTTCGAGGCAGCCTGGAACAAATTCTGTAACTCCAAATGTGAGCGCATCAAGAAGTAGTGGAAGGATGCTTACATGGGTGTTATTGAGGTTTTGGCTAACAATGTTGTGTGGTTGGAAGCTTATACATGTTATGTTGTTCTGA
- the LOC115992494 gene encoding inositol-phosphate phosphatase: MAENDSLSDFLASAVDAAKRAGEIIRKGFYETKHVEHKGTVDLVTETDKACEDLIFNHLKQLYPTHKFIGEETTAAFGVVELTDEPTWIVDPLDGTTNFVHGFPFVCVSIGLTIGKVPTVGVVYNPIMNELFTGIRGKGAFLNGNPIKVSSQTELVKSLLATEAGTKRDKPTLDSYMNRINILLAKVRSLRMTGSCALNLCGIACGRLDLFYELGFGGPWDVAGGAVIVTEAGGLVYDPSGKDFDITAQRVAASNPLLKDAFVEALQQPE, translated from the exons ATGGCCGAAAATG ATTCGCTGTCAGACTTCCTTGCCTCTGCTGTGGATGCAGCGAAGAGAGCTGGCGAG ATAATTCGTAAAGGATTCTATGAAACCAAACATGTGGAGCATAAAGGCACG GTGGATTTGGTAACAGAAACTGATAAGGCATGTGAAGATCTCATTTTTAATCATCTCAAGCAGCTTTATCCCACGCATAAG TTCATTGGTGAAGAAACTACTGCTGCTTTTGGTGTTGTGGAATTGACCGATGAACCCACGTGGATAGTTGATCCTCTTGATGGAACCACTAACTTCGTCCATGG gtttccctTTGTATGTGTTTCAATCGGTCTTACAATTGGAAAGGTTCCTACAGTTGGTGTTGTTTACAATCCAATAATGAATGAG CTTTTTACTGGAATCCGTGGAAAAGGTGCTTTTTTGAATGGAAACCCTATAAAAG TTTCATCTCAAACTGAGCTGGTGAAGTCTCTCCTTGCAACTGAG GCTGGAACTAAACGTGATAAGCCAACATTGGATTCCTATATGAACAGAATTAATATCTTACTTGCCaag GTGAGATCCCTTCGAATGACTGGCTCTTGTGCATTAAATCTCTGTGGAATTGCATGTGGAAGGCTTGATCTATTTTATGAGCTTGGCTTTGGGGGTCCATG GGATGTGGCAGGTGGTGCAGTAATTGTAACAGAAGCTGGAGGACTTGTGTATGACCC ATCCGGTAAAGATTTTGACATTACCGCACAGCGGGTAGCAGCTTCAAACCCTCTTCTCAAGGATGCATTTGTTGAGGCTTTGCAGCAACCAGAATGA
- the LOC115991546 gene encoding putative MO25-like protein At5g47540: protein MKGLFKSKPRTPPEIVRQTRDLLLYTNRASSDLRESKREEKMSELCKNIREIKSILYGNSESEPVSEACAQLTQEFFREDTLRLLILCLPKLTLEARKDATQVVANLQRQQVNSRLIASDYLEANLDLMDILIAGYENTDMALHYSAMLRECIRHQTVARYVLESQHMKKFFDYIQLPHFDIAADAATTFKELLTRHKSTVAEFLSKNYDWFFAEYNSKLLESSNYITRRQAVKLLGDMLLDRSNSVIMTRYVSSRDNLRILMNLLRESSKTIQIEAFHVFKLFAANQNKPPDIISILVANRSKLLRLFADFKTDKDDQQFEADKAQVVREIAALEPRDRS from the exons ATGAAAGGCCTCTTCAAGTCCAAGCCTCGAACTCCGCCCGAAATCGTTCGCCAAACTCGCGATCTCCTCCTCTACACCAACCGCGCCTCCTCTGATCTTCGCGAAAGCAAGCGCGAAGAGAAG ATGTCAGAGTTATGTAAAAATATCAGGGAGATCAAATCAATTCTTTATGGAAATAGCGAGTCCGAGCCAGTCTCAGAAGCTTGTGCACAATTGACTCAAGAGTTTTTCAGAGAGGACACACTGCGGCTTCTGATTTTATGTCTACCGAAACTGACCTTGGAG GCTCGAAAAGACGCCACCCAAGttgttgcaaatttgcaaaGGCAGCAAGTTAATTCAAGATTAATTGCATCTGATTACTTGGAAGCAAACTTAGACCTAATGGATATTTTGATAGCCGG TTATGAAAATACAGACATGGCTTTACACTATAGTGCAATGTTGAGGGAGTGCATACGTCACCAAACTGTTGCAAG ATATGTTTTGGAATCTCAGCACATGAAGAAGTTTTTTGATTATATACAACTCCCACATTTCGACATTGCTGCAGATGCTGCTACAACTTTTAAG GAGCTCTTGACTAGGCATAAATCAACTGTTGCTGAGTTTCTTTCTAAGAATTATGATTgg ttttttGCAGAGTACAACTCAAAGCTCCTAGAATCTTCTAATTACATCACCAGGCGACAAGCTGTCAAG CTGTTGGGAGATATGCTACTAGATCGTTCGAATTCGGTCATAATGACTCGATATGTTAGCTCAAGGGACAACTTGAGGATTCTTATGAATCTTCTTAGA GAGTCAAGCAAGACCATCCAGATAGAAGCATTTCATGTGTTTAAG CTATTTGCTGCTAATCAAAATAAACCTCCCGACATCATCAGCATACTTGTTGCTAATAGAAGCAAGCTTCTAAGGCTATTTGCTGATTTCAAAACTGATAAGG ATGATCAACAGTTTGAGGCTGACAAGGCTCAAGTCGTGAGAGAAATTGCTGCCCTGGAACCTAGGGACCGCTCATGA